The Lycium barbarum isolate Lr01 chromosome 10, ASM1917538v2, whole genome shotgun sequence genome includes a region encoding these proteins:
- the LOC132615330 gene encoding uncharacterized mitochondrial protein AtMg00810-like yields the protein MVVVAVKKGWPLFQLDVNNAFLHSDLDEEVYIKIPPVLSTDCPPLFRIKDLGTLNHFLGIEVCHTPTGLLLHQRKFIQDLLQEYKCDIVSLVTCPLDHSVKLKSDVGNLLPNPASYRTLEGKLNFLTHPKPDLCFVVEHLSQYLQNPTQSHMKVALHLLRYLKGLADIGVSFSNSPNFSMSAYYDSNWASCPDTRRSFTGFYVILGGSLISGKSKKQHVISLSLVEAEYRSVSKVVAELVWLIKLHTDFIVIVSTRVPVYYDN from the exons ATGGTTGTTGTAGCTGTTAAGAAAGGATGGCCCCTTTTCCAACTTGATGTCAACAATGCATTCTTGCATAGTGACTTAGATGAGGAAGTCTACATAAAAATTCCTCCAGTCTTATCCACTGATTGTCCTCCTTTG TTCAGAATCAAGGATTTGGGCACTTTGAACCATTTTTTGGGTATTGAGGTGTGCCATACTCCTACTGGCTTACTGTTGCATCAAAGAAAGTTCATCCAAGATCTTCTTCAAGAATATAAGTGTGATATAGTGAGTCTTGTCACTTGTCCATTGGATCATTCAGTCAAGTTGAAATCTGATGTGGGTAACCTTCTCCCCAATCCTGCATCTTACAGAACTTTAGAAGGAAAGCTGAATTTCTTAACCCATCCTAAGCCAGACTTGTGTTTTGTTGTTGAGCATTTGAGTCAATACCTTCAAAATCCTACTCAGTCACATATGAAAGTTGCCCTTCACCTCCTTAGATATCTCAAAGGTCTTGCTGATATTGGGGTTTCATTTTCCAATTCTCCTAATTTTTCCATGTCTGCATATTATGATAGTAATTGGGCATCCTGCCCTGACACTAGGAGATCATTCACTGGGTTTTATGTCATTCTGGGTGGTTCTCTTATTTCTGGGAAGTCAAAGAAGCAACATGTTATATCTCTCTCTTTAGTTGAAGCTGAATACAGGTCTGTTAGCAAAGTTGTTGCTGAATTGGTATGGTtgataaagcttcatacagactTCATTGTTATAGTGTCTACTCGTGTCCCTGTGTACTATGATAATTAG